A stretch of Orientia tsutsugamushi DNA encodes these proteins:
- a CDS encoding ATP-binding protein: MKDIVIGNSDHLQAILSQLIGSVIRFNHSCQVIITVHLFTVKNYIKSDNILQFRIHDTGSGISKEKLGNIKAKLADFELVRDYPLMLESGLWFVNYLINQLNGEMEIESEKDKFTTITCNIPVQLF; this comes from the coding sequence ATGAAGGATATTGTGATTGGAAATAGTGATCACTTACAAGCTATATTAAGTCAATTAATAGGAAGCGTCATTAGATTTAATCACAGCTGCCAGGTTATAATTACAGTTCATTTGTTTACTGTAAAAAATTATATAAAAAGCGATAACATACTACAATTTAGAATACACGATACAGGAAGCGGTATTTCAAAAGAAAAATTAGGGAATATAAAAGCTAAATTAGCTGATTTTGAGTTGGTACGAGACTATCCACTAATGCTTGAATCAGGATTATGGTTTGTAAATTACCTTATTAATCAACTTAATGGAGAAATGGAAATAGAAAGCGAAAAAGACAAGTTTACAACCATTACTTGCAATATTCCAGTACAACTTTTTTAA